In Chitinophagaceae bacterium, one genomic interval encodes:
- a CDS encoding DUF1295 domain-containing protein, with amino-acid sequence METILWQAAQIIFVYMCLFFLLAQFLKDNSIVDIGWGIGFLITTSLLIFMHQLISIPLLLLLLIISIWAVRLSTHIFVRNKGKGEDYRYAQWRKDWGKWIYIRGFLQVFMLQGFFMWVILFPVLTVIYSEISTFSFWHAAGLLIWITGFYFEAIGDYQLLKFKKNPDNKGKIMTTGLWKYTRHPNYFGECVMWWGIFIYSIPSGYLLLTIISPLVLTWLLLKVSGVAMLERKYKGNPAFEAYAKRTPAFFPWGA; translated from the coding sequence ATGGAAACAATTCTCTGGCAGGCAGCTCAAATTATTTTTGTGTACATGTGCCTGTTCTTTCTGCTTGCACAGTTCCTGAAAGACAACAGTATCGTTGATATTGGGTGGGGCATTGGATTTTTGATTACTACTTCCCTACTGATTTTTATGCATCAGCTCATTTCAATCCCTCTATTGTTGCTATTACTTATAATCAGTATTTGGGCAGTGAGGTTGTCAACACATATTTTTGTCCGCAATAAAGGAAAAGGCGAAGATTATCGCTATGCCCAATGGCGTAAAGATTGGGGTAAATGGATTTATATCCGTGGTTTTCTGCAAGTATTTATGCTTCAAGGCTTTTTTATGTGGGTCATCCTTTTTCCTGTTTTGACAGTGATATATTCAGAAATTTCAACATTCAGTTTTTGGCATGCTGCCGGATTGCTGATTTGGATAACCGGCTTTTATTTTGAAGCTATCGGAGATTATCAGCTGCTGAAGTTTAAAAAGAATCCAGATAACAAAGGTAAAATCATGACCACAGGATTGTGGAAATATACCCGTCACCCAAATTATTTTGGAGAATGTGTGATGTGGTGGGGCATCTTTATTTATAGCATCCCCTCAGGTTATCTGCTGCTGACAATCATAAGCCCGCTGGTATTGACCTGGCTACTCCTAAAAGTTTCCGGAGTCGCCATGCTGGAAAGAAAATACAAAGGCAATCCGGCATTTGAAGCCTATGCTAAACGAACACCGGCATTTTTTCCTTGGGGGGCGG